The Malus domestica chromosome 10, GDT2T_hap1 nucleotide sequence AAATGAGCATTTTGACAAGTCTTCGGTTGGAGATAACCTTATCATTCTAGCTTTTTAAAAtaggaccaggatcctctcctgagctaaggatgaggatcctcctcatcaagtgatgtgggccgttggatgaaaatctaacggttacaattattataactttaaaggggccccatgtttgtagccgttggatgaaatccaacggcccacacTCATTATCCAACGGCCCACGCTCATTGATGAGGAGGACTctcatccttagctcaggagaggatgtGGTcctttaaaataaacaaaaagatgaCATATTTTGCTTATGAATCACACGGTATGGCAACCATGGCCGACACCAACTCCGTCTCTAACCTTttgccccctctctctctctctattcacAGACGAAAGCGAAAGATTAACCAAAATAATAAACTACTGCGCCTACAATGGCTCTCCATTTTCCCACACTTGCAGTGTTCGCAAtttccaaacaaaaacaaaacacttCCATTAATTTACACCGAGGCTGCGTCACCTCACCCCAGCTGGGATCGCTGATGCTATCTCAATCGTCACCAAAGCGACTTCATCTCCCTCTAACGAAATTTCTcacctccttctctctctcgctttaaaaaaacacataaaaaagCTTGTTTTCTctctgttctctctctctctctctactttctgACTCTGTTTCTCTGAATTGAATCCTACCCTTTTGGCCCCCCACCTCTCTGTCCTCCCTGCCAATCTTGGGATTTGATATCTGTGAGTTTTGTTCTGGTTGatatggttgaaagtttgcttCTTCTTGTTTTGGGGAATTTTGGGTTTGCTGCAATTTTCCTGAGATGAGTTCTTTTGATGTTATGGGTTTTGAAATTCAGGTGGGATTTGATAGGAAAACTACAACTTGTAGCAGAAGCCAATAACAGTAcatgtgtaaattttttttattagtttttatacAACTCTTTTGATTAAATCTGcaaaagtttctgttttgtgcagtATTACAAAATTACATCATATAATATATTGGTTCCAATATTTGGTTTATATTGTTGTAGTTAGATCTTGAGCATCAATATTCTAGCTTTGTATTTTAGATTTTGTTTCTATTTCCAATTTGGAAGCTTCAACTTAGCAGTTTTAATTTGGAAGCTTGAAATTAGCAGTTTTAATCCAATGGTTTTGTGTTTCAAGTCTTTTCAATGAAACCCACCTTTCAAAATTGAAGAGCAAAATCACAGTTTGTGATAGGTTCCCCTTTTGTTAAATAGTCTGTTTACCTTGCTTTTCGTTCCTTAAAAGCACTTTTGCTTATAGGTTTTTACCAAACCAATCAGATGGATCATAATATTTTGAGAGCTATAGCCTATAGCTTGTGTTGGAAGAATTAGACAGCTTTCGGGCTCTTGTTCTTCAAAGGAACTAGTTCTAGATTTTGCTATCTTCAAGCAGTATGTGATTAGGCTTGACATCCATACATCCTAGGCTCTACAGGTCTAAAGTCGATTAATGGCTCATTCAGCCGAACCATCATCCTCTCTGAGCTTTACTTCATCACCCCATTTATCAAATGGTTCAATAAGCCACAACTTATCGTGTTCTGGCTCCGAATCGGTGCCAAGTCTTGAAGTCATCAGTTTGTCCAAGCTTAGCTCTAGTTTGGAGCAGTTGTTGATTGATCCTGGCTGTGACTATAGTGATGCTGATATCGTAGTTGAGGGGATTCCTGTTGGTGTACACCGATGTATATTGGCTTCTAGGAGTGGATTTTTTCGCGAGCTATTCAAGCGAGAAAAGGGGTCTTCTGGAAAGGAAGACAGGCCAAAGTACTGTATGAGTGATTTTCTGCCTTATGGCGATGTTGGATATGAAGCCTTCTTGGTTTTCTTAAGCTATGTGTATACTGGAAAGCTTAAGCCTTCTCCCGTGGAGGTGTCAACCTGCGTTCACAATGTATGTGCCCATGACGCATGTAGACCTGCTATCAATTTCGTTGTGGAATTGATGTACGCCGCTTCCATTTTCCAAATGCCCGATCTGGTTTCGATATTCGAGGTTGGTCTTCTGTTATTCTGAATTTCCGAGCAGATTTTTATCAGTTAGTCAAGTCTATGAGTTCATGAATTCGTAAATCACCATATTTAACTTATCTATGAATGTTATGATAGGATAGGATTGTCTATGCAACTTATCATTTACTCATTCTTTTGGTAATATAAATGAAAAAAGAGTTCTGATTTGATTGTCTATGGGTTGGCAGCGGCGCCTTCTTAATTTTGTTGGGAAAGCTCTGTCAGACAATGTTGTCCCAATTCTcttggttgccttccattgtcAGTTGAATCAGCTCATCGATCAGTGTGTAGATAGAGTGGCACGATCAGATATTGATGACATCTCTCTTGAGAAGGGACTTCCTGATGAGGTTGTGAAGAAAATCAAAAGTCTTCGCCGCAATTATCAGCAGGATTCTGACCCAAACTTGCCACCTGCCGATCCCTTGCATGAAAAGAGAATCCGAAGAATACATAAGGCTTTGGACTCGGATGATGTCGAGCTTGTGAAACTTCTTTTAACGGAGTCTAATATAACCTTAGATGAAGCAAATGCTCTCCATTATGCTGCAGCTTACTGCGATCCTAAGGTTGTGACCGAAGTGCTTGCTCTGGGCCTCGCTGATGTTAACCTCCGGAATTCTAGGGGTTATACAGTGCTTCACATTGCTGTGATGCGCAAAGAGCCATCAATTATTGTATTGCTACTGACTAAAGGAGCTCGTGCATCGGAGCTGACATCAGATGGTCAGAGTGCTGTTAGTATTTGCAGGAGGTTGACGAGACCAAAGGATTACCATTCAAAAACAGAGCAGGGGCAAGAAGCAAACAAAGACCGAATATGCATTGATGTTCTAGAGAGGGAAATGCGGCGGAATCCAATGGCTGGAGATGCATCTATATCTTCCCAAATAATGCCTGATGATCTGCACATGGAGTTGCTGAACCTGGAGAACAGAGGTG carries:
- the LOC103446052 gene encoding regulatory protein NPR3-like (The RefSeq protein has 2 substitutions compared to this genomic sequence); translation: MAHSAEPSSSLSFTSSPHLSNGSISHNLSCSGSESVPSLEVMSLSKLSSSLEQLLIDPGCDYSDADIVVEGIPVGVHRCILASRSGFFRELFKREKGSSGKEDRPKYCMSDFLPYGDVGYEAFLVFLSYVYTGKLKPSPVEVSTCVHNVCAHDACRPAINFVVELMYAASIFQMPDLVSIFERRLLNFVGKALSDNVVPILLVAFHCQLNQLIDQCVDRVARSDIDDISLEKGLPDEVVKKIKILRRNYQQDSDPNLPPADPLHEKRIRRIHKALDSDDVELVKLLLTESNITLDEANALHYAAAYCDPKVVTEVLALGLADVNLRNSRGYTVLHIAVMRKEPSIIVLLLTKGARASELTSDGQSAVSICRRLTRPKDYHSKTEQGQEANKDRICIDVLEREMRRNPMAGDASISSQIMPDDLHMELLNLENRVALARLFFPAEAKLAMVIAHAETSEFAAPSSSKGSSGNLMEVDLNETPTVQNKRLHSRLEALMKTVRLGRCYFPHCSEVLDKFIDDDLPHLFYLEPGSSDEQKVKRRRFMELKEEVQKAFDKDKAECNLSGLSSSSSTTSPEKIGANQKVREP